In Rhododendron vialii isolate Sample 1 chromosome 9a, ASM3025357v1, the following are encoded in one genomic region:
- the LOC131301452 gene encoding uncharacterized protein LOC131301452, translated as MSGGVLVGFHQFCFPGRSESPKFPDNKTHSLPLERRCPCTRLRLDSKRGNLVSSSMIAFASSASVSGSGAEYSEQLLGTKPEQKKKKIAGIDQDELLDPALLADPDSCFCEFKGVQIHHKICDAESVAQNLLQEQIASQIPSQTKQMSLPMILMHGFGASVFSWHRVMKPLAHVTGAKVLAFDRPAFGLTSRVNPHEHSPSSSEDRKPLNPYSMVFSVLATLFFIDLLSAQKAVLMGHSAGSLVAVDTYFEAPERVAALILVAPAILAPLNIRKVVKENQSGRDTQRQEEISYSNIHGNPFIRLGNVLSEFFKYIAQAIMHLFKGMGVMVNSLYKKALSAILRSSLGVMLTRMVIDKFGIAAVRNAWYDSNQVPEHVLRGYTKPLRVKGWDKALVEFTAAMLADSSSESKPPLANRLNEISCPVLIVTGDSDRLVPSWNAERLSRAIPGSCLELIKNCGHLPQEEKAEEFVSIVEKFLNRVFGRSQEQYLQAAI; from the exons ATGAGTGGCGGCGTATTGGTGGGGTTTCACCAGTTCTGTTTCCCTGGCCGCTCTGAATCACCAAAATTTCCAGACAACAAAACCCATTCCCTTCCGTTGGAGAGAAGGTGCCCCTGCACTAGATTGCGGTTGGATTCCAAAAGGGGCAATCTTGTTTCTTCATCTATGATTGCCTTCGCTTCTTCTGCTTCTGTCAGCGGATCCGGCGCAGAGTATTCCG AGCAATTGTTGGGAACAAAACCagagcaaaaaaagaagaaaatagctGGGATAGACCAAGACGAATTACTGGATCCTGCACTTTTAGCCGATCCAGACAGTTGTTTTTGCGAGTTCAAAGGGGTACAAATACACCACAAGATATGCGATGCCGAATCAGTCGCACAAAACTTATTACAGGAACAAATTGCTTCTCAAATTCCTTCCCAAACTAAGCAAATGAGCCTTCCTATGATTCTGATGCACGGCTTTGGAGCCTCTGTCTTCTCATGGCATCGAGTTATGAAGCCTTTAGCACACGTCACCGGAGCAAAAGTGCTTGCCTTTGATAGACCTGCCTTTGGATTGACATCAAGGGTGAATCCGCATGAGCATTCACCTTCTAGTAGTGAAGATAGGAAACCTTTGAATCCATACTCCATGGTATTTTCTGTGCTAGCTACATTGTTCTTCATCGACTTATTATCAGCTCAGAAGGCAGTTCTGATGGG GCATTCAGCTGGTTCTCTTGTAGCAGTTGATACATATTTTGAAGCACCTGAACGCGTTGCTGCTCTAATCCTTGTTGCCCCTGCAATTCTAGCTCCATTGAATATACGTAAAGTTGTCAAAGAAAATCAATCCGGAAGAGACACTCAAAGGCAGGAAGAAATCTCCTATTCAAATATTCATGGAAATCCATTTATTAGGCTTGGTAACGTCTTGTCAGAGTTCTTCAAATACATTGCCCAGGCGATAATGCATTTGTTTAAAGGGATGGGAGTAATGGTTAACTCTCTCTACAAGAAGGCTTTATCTGCAATTCTGCGGTCTTCCTTGGGTGTGATGTTG ACAAGGATGGTGATAGATAAATTTGGCATAGCTGCTGTTCGAAATGCATGGTATGATTCAAATCAGGTCCCTGAACATGTCTTGCGTGGATATACAAAG CCGCTGAGGGTAAAGGGTTGGGACAAGGCCCTTGTGGAATTCACGGCGGCAATGCTTGCAGATTCGTCATCTGAATCAAAGCCACCACTGGCGAATAGGCTCAATGAAATCTCATGTCCAG TTCTGATTGTCACCGGCGATTCTGACCGGCTTGTCCCCTCTTGGAATGCCGAGAGACTTTCCCGAGCCATACCCGGGTCTTGCCTAGAATTAATCAAGAATTGTGGCCACTTACCCCAAGAAGAGAAGGCTGAAGAATTTGTATCGATTGTTGAAAAGTTTCTAAATAGAGTTTTTGGGCGTTCACAGGAGCAATATTTGCAAGCAGCCATTTGA
- the LOC131301455 gene encoding uncharacterized protein LOC131301455, whose protein sequence is MGKIWVEVCLISARGLRRTSSLFKLQWYAVGWIDPNNKYCSRIDASGNANPVWKTKFSAPVDTSESEFQDLALQVEVYSREPIFLRERLQGTATVVLKEFLDKYVKSSEVSKPVEEVGSFQLRRRNSNKPQGFVDVSIRISEEREEPSSYTGNGDGFKLMDHNNNINISNQLYGMSQPPPPQFPLPPHRPPENRPLPSSNYAYPMPLPGAYSNSSLGGPSHQSAGGPSYQSAGGPSYQSVGGPSYPPAGGPSYQPPRTPPPPPSNIGYLPTFLPRTDYLPPSYMNMPPTGCGGGTGGGRGFGMGLGAGALAAGAVIFGDDFISGFDVPAGFQDASLTIVTDPPF, encoded by the exons ATGGGGAAAATATGGGTGGAGGTGTGCTTGATTTCAGCTCGTGGGCTCCGGCGAACTTCGTCGCTGTTTAAGCTCCAGTGGTATGCAGTTGGGTGGATTGATCCAAACAACAAATACTGCAGCAGGATTGATGCTTCCGGAAATGCAAATCCAGTTTGGAAAACCAAATTCTCAGCTCCGGTCGATACCTCTGAATCGGAATTCCAAGATTTGGCACTTCAGGTGGAAGTTTACAGTAGGGAGCCCATTTTCCTTAGAGAAAGGCTCCAGGGGACTGCAACTGTTGTGCTGAAAGAGTTTTTGGATAAATATGTCAAGAGTTCTGAGGTTTCCAAGCCAGTTGAAGAAGTGGGGAGCTTTCAACTGAGGAGAAGGAATTCTAATAAACCTCAAGGATTTGTTGATGTTTCCATCCGAATATCAGAAGAGAGGGAAGAACCCAGTTCTTATACAG GTAATGGCGATGGATTCAAGCTCATGGATCACAACAACAACATTAACATATCCAATCAATTATATGGAATGTCACAACCACCCCCGCCACAATTTCCTCTTCCACCACACCGCCCGCCAGAAAATCGACCACTGCCATCTTCCAACTATGCTTACCCTATGCCACTGCCTGGAGCTTATTCTAATTCATCATTAGGCGGTCCAAGCCACCAATCAGCAGGCGGTCCAAGCTACCAATCAGCAGGCGGCCCAAGCTACCAATCAGTAGGAGGTCCAAGCTACCCACCTGCAGGTGGGCCCAGTTATCAGCCGCCACGaacaccaccacctccaccttcTAATATCGGTTACCTACCCACTTTCCTCCCTAGAACAGATTACTTACCGCCGAGTTACATGAACATGCCGCCGACTGGCTGTGGGGGTGGCACCGGTGGTGGACGTGGTTTTGGAATGGGATTGGGTGCTGGAGCATTAGCAGCCGGTGCTGTGATCTTTGGTGATGATTTTATATCAGGATTTGATGTTCCAGCGGGGTTTCAAGATGCTAGTCTTACCATCGTAACTGATCCTCCTTTCTGA